One Amycolatopsis thermophila DNA segment encodes these proteins:
- a CDS encoding zinc-dependent alcohol dehydrogenase yields MRAFVVSEPGAAGVVEVEPPVPAPGEVVVDVERAGICGTDAEFFDGTMPYLHDGHARFPVRLGHEWCGRVSAVGEGAGPEWLGRRVTGDTMLGCRTCRRCRSGRQHLCAARTEIGIRGGRPGALAEQVAVPVTALHALPGTVGVAAGALVEPGGNALRAVWGAQLSSGDRVLIVGPGTIGLLAAMFARAAGAEVHLLGTTAPSLEFARSLGFRHVWRETDLPALPFDAVIEASGAPGAPARAAELVEPGGRVVYIGLAGSPSLLDTRVLALKDVTAVGVLSASPGLAGAIERYASGAVDPVPLVAATVGLDAVAAVLAGDRPGGAAPKIHVDPRR; encoded by the coding sequence ATGCGGGCGTTCGTGGTCAGCGAACCCGGTGCGGCGGGCGTGGTCGAGGTCGAGCCACCGGTGCCGGCGCCGGGCGAGGTCGTGGTCGACGTCGAACGCGCCGGGATCTGCGGCACCGACGCGGAGTTCTTCGACGGCACCATGCCCTACCTGCACGACGGGCACGCGCGCTTCCCGGTGCGGCTGGGGCACGAGTGGTGCGGGAGGGTGAGCGCCGTCGGCGAAGGTGCCGGCCCCGAGTGGCTGGGCCGCCGGGTCACCGGCGACACGATGCTCGGGTGCCGGACGTGCCGGCGCTGCCGGAGCGGACGGCAGCACCTGTGCGCGGCACGCACGGAAATCGGGATCCGCGGTGGCCGGCCGGGGGCGCTGGCCGAGCAGGTCGCGGTTCCGGTGACGGCGCTGCACGCACTGCCGGGCACGGTCGGCGTCGCCGCGGGGGCTCTGGTGGAACCGGGCGGCAACGCGCTGCGCGCCGTGTGGGGCGCGCAGTTGTCGAGCGGGGATCGCGTGCTGATCGTGGGTCCCGGCACGATCGGGCTGCTCGCGGCGATGTTCGCCCGCGCGGCTGGGGCCGAGGTGCACCTGCTCGGCACCACGGCGCCGTCGCTGGAATTCGCGCGCTCACTGGGTTTCCGCCACGTGTGGCGGGAAACGGACCTTCCGGCGCTGCCGTTCGACGCGGTGATCGAAGCCTCCGGCGCGCCCGGGGCGCCGGCGCGGGCGGCGGAGCTGGTCGAGCCGGGCGGCCGGGTCGTCTACATCGGCCTGGCCGGCAGTCCCAGCCTGCTCGACACGCGCGTGCTGGCGCTCAAGGACGTCACGGCGGTCGGGGTGCTGTCGGCCTCCCCCGGCCTGGCCGGCGCCATCGAGCGGTACGCGAGCGGCGCGGTCGACCCGGTGCCCCTCGTCGCCGCGACGGTGGGACTGGATGCCGTCGCCGCGGTGCTCGCCGGTGACCGGCCCGGTGGCGCGGCCCCGAAGATCCACGTCGACCCGCGCCGCTAA
- a CDS encoding enoyl-CoA hydratase/isomerase family protein — translation MTGPVGISALADGEAGEPVLDDAGQVRRPLVVVDLDEEVPAGVVAAAARAARTADRILVGVATRPVDGERWLLADALDLTLAAEGCADGPQFARSADPAGEALVLQQAAEANPQAALVLVQVLRATGRLDVGAALDLESFAYSTLLGGPEFARWLADRGPRPLPPPATEPPVLLRQEGDVLHVTLNRPGRRNAYGREVRDALADAVRVAAAQDCRVVLDGAGPAFCSGGDLDEFGTTPDLVTAHFVRTRAGAARALHAIAARTEVRVHGACVGAGVELAAFAGRVVAHPGTVFRLPEVGMGLIPGAGGTVSVSRRVGRWRTLWPALSGRPVSARVALAWGLIDAIEDGC, via the coding sequence GTGACCGGGCCGGTGGGGATCTCCGCCCTCGCCGATGGCGAGGCGGGGGAGCCGGTCCTCGACGACGCCGGTCAGGTACGGCGCCCCCTGGTCGTGGTGGACCTCGACGAGGAGGTGCCCGCCGGGGTGGTCGCGGCGGCGGCCCGCGCGGCGCGGACGGCCGACCGGATCCTGGTCGGTGTGGCGACCCGCCCGGTCGACGGCGAGCGCTGGTTGCTGGCCGACGCGCTCGACCTGACCCTGGCCGCCGAGGGATGTGCCGACGGGCCGCAGTTCGCGCGGAGCGCGGACCCGGCGGGCGAGGCGCTCGTGCTGCAGCAGGCCGCGGAGGCGAACCCGCAGGCCGCGCTGGTGCTGGTCCAGGTGCTGCGGGCGACCGGTCGGCTGGACGTCGGCGCCGCGCTGGACCTGGAGTCGTTCGCCTACTCGACGCTGCTCGGCGGTCCGGAGTTCGCGCGGTGGCTGGCGGATCGGGGGCCGCGCCCGCTGCCGCCGCCGGCGACGGAGCCGCCGGTGCTGCTGCGCCAGGAAGGCGACGTTCTGCACGTGACGCTGAACCGGCCCGGGCGGCGCAACGCCTACGGACGCGAGGTGCGGGACGCGCTCGCCGACGCAGTGCGGGTGGCTGCCGCGCAGGACTGCCGGGTCGTGCTCGACGGTGCCGGCCCGGCGTTCTGCTCCGGCGGCGACCTGGACGAGTTCGGCACCACGCCGGACCTGGTGACCGCCCACTTCGTGCGGACCAGGGCAGGCGCCGCACGGGCGCTGCACGCGATCGCCGCCCGGACCGAGGTGCGGGTGCACGGGGCCTGCGTCGGCGCCGGGGTCGAGCTCGCCGCGTTCGCCGGCCGCGTGGTGGCGCACCCCGGCACGGTGTTCCGGCTGCCCGAGGTCGGCATGGGCTTGATCCCGGGTGCCGGCGGGACGGTGAGCGTGTCCCGGCGGGTGGGGAGGTGGCGGACGTTGTGGCCGGCGCTGTCCGGGCGGCCGGTGAGCGCCCGCGTGGCCCTGGCGTGGGGCTTGATCGACGCGATCGAGGACGGTTGCTGA
- a CDS encoding TetR/AcrR family transcriptional regulator: MTRPEGAWREYGPLELTPILAAALEAFYEHGFHGTPVRDIARRVGQTVPALYYHHENKEGVFTALVEEATSDLAWRVRQAVEEAGEAPEQRLVNVVEAIVLHLAHRTRLAALDFELRHLSPANRKRYAARRKEIEVLVTGIVTDGVERGVFVAKRPAETARALLGMLQSIGRWYHPDGGPLSPDELAERYVDIALMTVGVRKRPPVRVRRSGARSA, encoded by the coding sequence ATGACGCGACCCGAGGGCGCATGGCGGGAGTACGGGCCGCTGGAGCTGACCCCGATCCTGGCGGCCGCGCTCGAAGCCTTCTACGAGCACGGCTTCCACGGCACCCCGGTGCGGGACATCGCGCGGCGCGTGGGTCAGACGGTACCGGCGCTGTACTACCACCACGAGAACAAGGAGGGCGTGTTCACCGCCCTGGTCGAGGAGGCCACCAGCGACCTCGCCTGGCGGGTCCGCCAGGCCGTCGAGGAGGCGGGCGAGGCGCCGGAGCAGCGGCTGGTCAACGTCGTCGAGGCGATCGTGCTGCACCTGGCCCACCGCACCCGGCTCGCGGCGCTGGACTTCGAGCTGCGGCACCTGTCGCCGGCCAACCGCAAGCGCTACGCCGCCCGCCGCAAGGAGATCGAGGTCCTCGTCACCGGCATCGTCACCGACGGCGTGGAGCGGGGGGTGTTCGTCGCGAAGCGGCCGGCCGAAACCGCGCGGGCGCTGCTGGGCATGCTCCAGTCGATCGGCCGCTGGTACCACCCGGACGGCGGTCCGCTGTCGCCGGACGAGCTCGCCGAACGCTACGTCGACATCGCCCTGATGACCGTGGGCGTGCGGAAGCGGCCGCCGGTGCGGGTTCGCCGGAGCGGGGCGCGGTCGGCGTGA
- a CDS encoding 3-hydroxyacyl-CoA dehydrogenase: protein MEVGNAVALVTGGASGLGLATVKELHGRGAKVVIVDLPSSQGEAVAKELGDGVVFAAADVTDSDQVTAALDRAGELGALRVAVNCAGIGNAHRTVGKDGPFPLEGFLKVINVNLVGTFNVIRLAAERIAKAEPVGEERGVIVNTASVAAFDGQIGQAAYSASKGGIVGMTLPIARDLASLKIRVVTIAPGLFHTPLFATLPEEAIASLGAQVPHPSRLGDPSEFAALARHIVENPMLNGETIRLDGAIRMAPR from the coding sequence ATGGAGGTCGGCAACGCGGTCGCACTGGTGACCGGCGGTGCGTCGGGGCTGGGGCTGGCGACGGTCAAGGAGCTGCACGGCCGGGGCGCGAAGGTGGTCATCGTGGATCTGCCCTCGTCGCAGGGCGAGGCGGTGGCCAAGGAGCTCGGCGACGGTGTCGTGTTCGCCGCGGCCGACGTGACCGACTCGGACCAGGTCACCGCGGCGCTGGACCGGGCGGGGGAGCTGGGTGCGCTGCGGGTCGCGGTGAACTGCGCCGGGATCGGCAACGCGCACCGGACGGTCGGCAAGGACGGCCCGTTCCCGCTGGAGGGGTTCCTCAAGGTCATCAACGTCAACCTGGTCGGCACGTTCAACGTGATCCGGCTGGCCGCCGAGCGCATCGCGAAGGCCGAGCCGGTGGGCGAGGAGCGCGGTGTCATCGTCAACACCGCGTCGGTGGCGGCGTTCGACGGGCAGATCGGGCAGGCCGCGTATTCCGCGTCCAAGGGCGGCATCGTCGGGATGACGCTGCCGATCGCGCGCGACCTGGCGAGCCTGAAGATCCGCGTGGTCACGATCGCGCCGGGGCTGTTCCACACGCCGCTGTTCGCGACCCTGCCGGAGGAGGCGATCGCGTCGCTGGGGGCGCAGGTGCCGCACCCCTCGCGGCTGGGTGACCCGTCGGAGTTCGCGGCGCTGGCCCGGCACATCGTGGAGAACCCGATGCTCAACGGCGAGACCATCCGCCTCGACGGCGCCATCCGCATGGCCCCGCGCTGA